One Pempheris klunzingeri isolate RE-2024b chromosome 22, fPemKlu1.hap1, whole genome shotgun sequence DNA segment encodes these proteins:
- the LOC139221942 gene encoding monocarboxylate transporter 2-like, with protein MPPPATNPAAVPPPDGGWGWAVVLASFISIGFSYAFPKAITVFFKDIQVIFGASYSQIAWISSIMLAVMYAAGPISSILVNTYGCRPIVMMGGCLCATGMILASFCNSVVQLYLCIGVIGGLGLAFNLQPALTMIGKYFYKKRPIANGLAMAGSPVFLSTLAPLNQFLFNHFGWRGSFLILGGLLLNCCVAGSLMRPLGPPPGKVKKDEELATISTTTKEKRSAWQVINKYLDLSLFKHRGFLIYLSGNVIMFLGFFAPIVFLAAYAKDMGVDEYSAAFLLSILAFVDMFARPSMGLLANSRWVRPRIQYFFSFAVLYNGVCHILCPLAESYTGLVVYSLFFGFAFGMVSSVLFETLMDLVGAERFSSAVGLTTIVECCPVLIGPPLAGKLVDITKNYKYMYFCCGAVVILASIWLFIGNFINYRLLERERKSAEMYKRTETEDPDQKKEADGEAQASEELVDKSQSQKGEEPMQRETNI; from the exons ATGCCGCCACCGGCCACAAATCCCGCCGCCGTGCCCCCACCAGACGGCGGTTGGGGGTGGGCTGTGGTGTTAGCATCGTTCATCTCCATCGGCTTCTCGTACGCTTTCCCCAAGGCCATCACGGTCTTCTTCAAAGACATCCAGGTCATCTTCGGAGCGTCCTACAGTCAGATCGCATGGATCTCCTCCATCATGCTTGCGGTCATGTATGCTGCAG GTCCCATCAGCAGTATACTGGTCAACACATACGGCTGCAGGCCCATCGTCATGATGGGGGGCTGCCTCTGTGCCACTGGTATGATCTTAGCTTCCTTCTGCAACAGCGTGGTGCAGCTTTACCTCTGCATAGGAGTAATAGGTG GACTTGGACTGGCCTTCAACCTGCAGCCAGCATTGACTATGATAGGCAAATACTTCTATAAGAAGCGTCCCATTGCTAACGGGCTGGCGATGGCAGGCAGCCCAGTGTTCCTCAGCACCCTGGCTCCTCTCAACCAGTTTCTCTTCAACCATTTTGGCTGGAGAGGCAGCTTCCTCATCCTGGGTGGCCTGCTACTGAACTGCTGTGTGGCTGGTTCCCTAATGAGGCCTCTTGGACCCCCACCCGGCAAGGTAAAGAAAGACGAAGAGTTAGCCACCATTTCCAccacaacaaaagaaaagcgGTCTGCCTGGCAAGTTATCAACAAGTACTTGGACTTGTCGCTCTTCAAGCATCGCGGCTTCCTTATTTACCTGTCAGGCAACGTCATCATGTTCTTGGGCTTCTTTGCACCTATTGTCTTCCTTGCGGCCTACGCTAAAGACATGGGCGTGGATGAGTACTCGGCTGCCTTCCTCCTCTCAATTCTAGCTTTTGTTGACATGTTTGCCAGGCCCTCGATGGGGCTACTGGCCAACTCGCGCTGGGTCCGGCCCAGGATCCAATACTTTTTCAGCTTTGCTGTGCTGTACAATGGTGTGTGCCACATCCTCTGCCCACTGGCGGAAAGCTACACAGGTCTGGTAGTATACTCGCTGTTCTTCGGCTTTGCCTTTGGCATGGTCAGCTCAGTGCTGTTTGAAACACTGATGGACCTGGTTGGAGCTGAGAGGTTCTCCAGTGCTGTGGGACTCACCACTATTGTGGAGTGCTGCCCGGTCCTTATTGGTCCACCTCTAGCAG GGAAACTGGTCGATATCACGAAAAACTacaaatacatgtatttttgcTGCGGGGCTGTCGTGATTTTGGCAAGTATTTGGCTCTTCATTGGAAACTTCATTAACTACAGACTATTGGAGCGTGAGCGCAAGTCTGCAGAGATGTACAAACGGACTGAGACAGAAGATCCAGACCAGAAGAAGGAGGCTGATGGGGAAGCCCAGGCATCAGAAGAGCTGGTCGacaaaagtcaaagtcaaaaagGTGAAGAACCTATGCAGCGGGAAACCAACATCTAG